A stretch of Patescibacteria group bacterium DNA encodes these proteins:
- a CDS encoding Hsp20/alpha crystallin family protein, which produces MFSKKNKNKKTIPVQSEKKEESISKFEDTKNWIEEEEEEGELLVDVFQQNDNILIRSTVAGVKPEDIDIDINNDMITIRGKRKECSGIDEDDYFYRECYWGSFSRSVILPCEVQASKVKANLKDGVLTVTLPKVKKEKSVKVSIDVK; this is translated from the coding sequence ATGTTTAGTAAAAAAAATAAGAATAAAAAAACAATACCAGTTCAAAGTGAAAAAAAAGAAGAATCAATCTCTAAATTTGAAGATACAAAAAATTGGATAGAAGAAGAGGAAGAAGAGGGGGAATTATTGGTAGACGTTTTTCAACAAAATGATAATATATTAATTCGTTCTACTGTGGCTGGAGTAAAGCCAGAAGATATTGATATAGATATCAATAATGATATGATAACAATCAGAGGGAAAAGAAAAGAATGTTCTGGGATAGATGAAGATGATTATTTTTATAGAGAATGTTATTGGGGTAGTTTTTCTAGATCCGTAATATTGCCTTGCGAAGTACAGGCTAGTAAAGTAAAGGCAAATTTGAAAGATGGGGTGTTGACCGTTACGTTACCAAAAGTCAAAAAAGAAAAATCTGTAAAAGTCTCGATAGATGTTAAATAG
- a CDS encoding VanW family protein encodes MFFFKKKDKQENLENEKGVQEKKKPFFVILARVFVIVFIVLIVIALFLLSYNSFFSHKVFPGVYLNDISMGGKSYSDVYNFLDENSNKFINDGIEYKFNEKSIIIKPIVSIGSDGATRELVSFYNDETAKEIFSIGRRSNFFLNMFEQLKVLLIQPKNIEWKYDFSDETWKDILKESFSEFEKPFTPPHTEFENGEMIIKDSIDGEEFNYDLLVKFTKQKINKFDFSKVILVLNSIKSPVTIDMAKEKIENAKNIIDLKELIFHYKEDDWKINSDIYTNWIVFIIDDANNTKVSFDFDKFKEYFEKHISISINQESKDAKFEIIGGKVSKFQGSQDGYELNLEESFKITEEKINNLENNIDLVVDVKQSDVETKNVNDFGIKEIIGSGESDFKGSPKNRIHNIKTGAAKLNGMLIAPGEEFSTIGNLLPIDAAGGYLTELVIKDNRTIPEYGGGLCQIGTTVYRAAIDSGLKITERRPHSYRVVYYEPAGTDATIYDPWPDLKFVNDTEHYILIQSNIVGTKLYFDFWGTKDGRKVTISKPVIYNIVKPAPTKEVQTDTLAPGVRKCTESAHAGADAYFDYRVEYADDREVYEERVRSHYVPWQAVCLVGVEKKVEEEIPTETTTGDMGDTNTENTATSSQE; translated from the coding sequence ATGTTTTTTTTCAAAAAAAAAGATAAGCAAGAAAATCTAGAAAACGAAAAAGGGGTTCAAGAAAAAAAGAAACCATTTTTTGTTATTTTAGCTAGAGTTTTTGTGATAGTTTTTATAGTACTGATTGTAATAGCTCTTTTCTTATTGTCATATAATTCTTTTTTTTCACACAAGGTATTTCCAGGTGTTTATTTGAATGATATTAGTATGGGAGGAAAAAGTTATTCAGATGTGTATAATTTTCTTGATGAAAATAGTAACAAATTTATAAATGATGGAATTGAATATAAATTTAATGAAAAATCTATAATAATAAAACCAATTGTAAGCATTGGAAGCGATGGTGCGACAAGAGAGCTTGTAAGTTTTTACAATGATGAGACAGCGAAAGAAATTTTTTCTATAGGTAGAAGGTCAAACTTTTTTTTAAATATGTTTGAGCAGTTGAAGGTGTTACTTATACAGCCAAAGAATATAGAATGGAAATATGATTTTAGTGATGAGACTTGGAAAGATATATTGAAAGAAAGTTTTTCTGAATTTGAAAAACCATTTACTCCACCACATACAGAATTTGAAAATGGTGAAATGATAATAAAAGATTCAATAGATGGAGAAGAATTTAATTATGATTTACTTGTAAAATTTACAAAACAAAAAATAAACAAATTTGATTTTAGTAAAGTTATACTTGTTTTAAATTCTATAAAATCTCCTGTTACTATTGATATGGCAAAAGAAAAAATAGAAAATGCAAAAAATATTATAGATTTAAAAGAATTAATATTTCATTACAAAGAAGATGATTGGAAAATAAATTCTGATATATATACAAATTGGATAGTTTTTATAATAGATGATGCAAATAATACAAAAGTGAGTTTTGATTTTGATAAATTCAAAGAATATTTTGAAAAACATATATCTATATCTATAAATCAAGAAAGTAAAGACGCGAAGTTTGAAATTATTGGAGGTAAGGTAAGTAAATTTCAAGGTAGCCAAGATGGATATGAACTGAATTTGGAAGAAAGTTTCAAGATAACAGAAGAAAAAATAAATAATTTAGAAAATAATATAGATTTGGTTGTAGATGTGAAACAATCAGATGTTGAAACAAAAAATGTAAATGATTTTGGCATAAAAGAAATAATAGGCAGTGGAGAATCAGATTTTAAAGGTAGTCCAAAAAACAGAATTCACAATATAAAAACTGGAGCAGCAAAATTAAATGGAATGCTTATTGCGCCCGGCGAAGAATTTTCTACAATAGGAAATTTGTTGCCAATTGATGCAGCAGGCGGATATCTTACAGAACTTGTAATAAAAGACAACAGAACTATTCCAGAGTATGGTGGAGGACTTTGTCAAATAGGAACTACTGTTTATAGAGCAGCTATTGATAGTGGATTAAAGATTACAGAGAGGCGCCCACATTCTTATCGTGTTGTTTATTATGAGCCAGCAGGAACTGATGCGACAATCTATGATCCATGGCCAGATTTGAAATTTGTAAATGATACAGAACATTATATTTTGATTCAATCAAATATAGTTGGTACAAAATTATATTTTGATTTTTGGGGAACAAAAGATGGAAGAAAAGTTACTATTTCAAAACCAGTTATTTATAACATTGTAAAACCTGCTCCTACAAAAGAGGTGCAAACTGATACTTTGGCGCCAGGAGTAAGAAAATGTACAGAATCAGCTCATGCTGGAGCAGATGCTTATTTTGATTACAGGGTAGAATATGCAGATGATAGAGAAGTTTATGAAGAAAGAGTTAGATCTCATTATGTTCCATGGCAAGCAGTTTGTCTTGTTGGTGTAGAAAAAAAAGTTGAAGAAGAAATTCCAACAGAAACAACAACTGGGGATATGGGAGATACTAATACAGAGAATACTGCTACATCCTCTCAAGAATAA
- a CDS encoding YfcE family phosphodiesterase — MKIAIMSDSHDNIPRIDQMLGILTKENIKIIIHCGDVCAPGVMKYLAQKFEGDIYLSLGNVDGDHEMMKKMTSKDTKNIKLFEEFGEIEIDNIKIAFTHFPESAKELAKTDKYNFVFYGHTHKPWEEKINNCKVLNPGTLAGLFNKSTFAILDTKTKITKLIVL; from the coding sequence CAAATGCTTGGAATATTAACAAAGGAAAATATAAAAATAATAATTCACTGTGGAGATGTTTGTGCTCCTGGCGTGATGAAATATTTAGCACAAAAATTTGAAGGAGATATTTATTTATCACTTGGAAATGTAGACGGAGATCATGAAATGATGAAAAAAATGACATCTAAAGATACAAAAAATATAAAACTTTTTGAAGAATTTGGTGAGATTGAAATAGATAACATAAAAATTGCCTTTACTCATTTTCCTGAGTCTGCAAAAGAATTAGCAAAAACTGACAAATATAATTTTGTCTTTTATGGTCATACTCATAAACCATGGGAAGAAAAAATAAATAATTGCAAAGTTCTAAATCCAGGAACTCTCGCTGGATTATTCAATAAAAGTACTTTTGCAATACTAGACACTAAAACAAAAATTACAAAACTTATAGTTTTGTAA